CTGATGGTAACGGCGGCGCGGCTCTGACGGCCCGTAGCGGCGACGACGCGGAACGTCTCGAAGACAAACTGACCCTCGAACGAACCGACCTCATCGGCGGCGATGGCTTCCAGGTCGGCGGCGGTTACGCTCTTCTTTGTGTCCGCGATGTCCTTGAACCGCCGGAACGCCCGCTTCAGCACGTCGCCTTCGAGCGTGTAGCCAAGCTCCGAAAGGGCTTCCTTGAGCGCGTGGCGACCGGAGTGTTTACCGAGAAAGATATTGGAGCCTTCGACGCCGATGTCCTCTTTTGTCATGATCTCGAAGGTGCGGCGGTCTTTCAGCACGCCGTCCTGGTGTATCCCCGACTCGTGCAGAAACGCATTGCGACCGACTATCGCCTTGTTCGGCGGCACTTCGTAGCCGGTGATGTTCGACACCATCCGGCTTGTATTCGCAAGCTGGCGCGTATCCACCCCGACCTCGGTATTGTAGAAATCGCCGCGCGTCCTGAGCGCCATGACGACCTCTTCGAGCGAGGCGTTCCCGGCTCGCTCGCCGATGCCGTTCACCGCCACCTCGACCTGCCTTGCGCCGACCTCCACACCCGCGAGCGAGTTGGCGACCGCCATCCCGAGGTCGTCGTGGCAATGAACCGAGAGGATGCGCTCTTTCAAGAGCGGCACCCGCTCCTGAAGCTCGGTCAGGAACTTAGCGAACTCGACGGGGGTCGTGTAGCCGACGGTGTCGGCGATGTTCACCACGTCGGCCCCGGCCTCGACCGCCGCCGCGACGACCTCCGCGAGGTACCCGATGTCCGTGCGCGTCGCGTCCATCGGGGAGAACTCCACCTCCGGCGAGAGCGACTTCGAGTGCGCCACGCCCCGCCGCGCCCATTCAAGGACCTGCTCTTTGTTGGATCTCATCTGGTGTTCGATGTGGAGGTCGCTTGTCCCGACAAAGGTGTGGATTCTGGGCTTCTCCGCCCACTTCACGGCCTCCCAGGCGCGTTCGATATCCTCGGTGTAGACCCGCGCAAGCCCGGCGACGGTGGGGCCTTTTATCTCCGCCGCTATCCGCGACACCGATTCGAAGTCGCCCTCGCTCGTGATCGGAAACCCGGCCTCTATTACGTCTACCTTCAGGCGGGCAAGCTGGCGCGCTACGTCTACTTTCTCTTCTACGGAAAGGGAAATTCCGGGGGACTGCTCTCCGTCGCGGAGGGTGGTGTCGAAGATCTGGACATAACCCATGTTCGTCTTCCTTCCCGCGCTACGCCGTTACATCTATGCGCAACGCTTCTGGTGCGTGTTTTCGTCGCTGCTTCAGGGGAGGTTCGGGTAACTGGTGGCCCGGAGAAGAGGCCCGACCGCTTTAGAGGCCGGGCCGGATAATTCGCCCACGACCAACGGCAAGGCTGCGCCCGGAGGCCACCTTCGCTAGTCGCAGGGTATTGTGTGAGTCAGTCAACGTCCGGGTATCTTAACGTGTTTCTCCCTACCGTGCAGCTTTTGCGACTTCCACCGGGACGGTCCACGAGTCGTACTTGTCCCACTCGCCGCGAGCGGCCCGGAAGTACATCTCCTGAAGGTCTCCGGCTATCGGGCCGACGGTTCCGTCTCCGACGGGGCGGTCGTCGATCTCGACGACGGGTGCGATCTGAAACCCCGTACCCGTCAGGAACACTTCGTCGGCGGCGTAGAGTTCCGTCCGTCCGACGTCGCGCTCTACCGTTTCGAGGCCCATCTCTTCTTTCGTCAGCTCCATCACCGCGTCGCGGGTGATGCCTTCAAGGATGTCGGCGGTCGGCGGGGGGGTGATGAGCTTCCCCTTCCGCACGATAAAGAGGTTTGCCGCGCTCGCCTCGGAGACAAGACCCGCCTGCGTCAGGAATATGGCGTCGTCGTAGCCCGCCCGGTGCGCCGCATCCACCGCAAGGGCGGTGTTCATGTACGAACCCGTCGTCTTCGCCCGCGCCGGGAGCGAGTTGTCCGGGACGCGCCGGAAGGACGAGACCGCGCAGCGAAGCCCCGTAAGCTCCACGTAGTTGCCCATCGGGGCCGTGAAGATCGTCAACGTATCCTCGTGCTGCAGGTTCACCCCGATTGAGTTCGCGCTCTTGTACGCAAGGGGCCGGATGTACGTGTCCACCTGCGGGGCGTTCCGTTTCAGGATCTCAAGGGTGATGTCGCACAGCTCGTCCACCGTGTGATCCAGGCTCATATGGACCATCTTGCACGAGGTGGCGAACCGCTTGTAGTGCTCGCGCATCTTGAGGACCTGCATCGTCCCCTTCGCCTCGTTCCAGTACGCCCGGATGCCCTCGAAGACCCCGGTGCCGTAGTTCAGCGCGTGGGTCGCCGGGGAGAGCCTGATGTCCCCGATCTTCACGAACTCCCGGTCGTGGTAGCCCCACTCGGCGTCAGAGACGCTGAAAGCCGTCTTTGCCATGTCTACTTCTCAACTCCCTCCGCGGCCAGCGCCCGAAGGTCCTGACCGACTTTCTCGACCTCAGAACGGGCGCCCTTCTCGCGCATCGCAAGAAAGCTCGCCGCCCCGGCCTGGTTCTCGAGCACCCACTCGCGCGCGAACTTACCCGTCTGGATGTCCGTCAGGATGTCGCGCATCCGCTCCTTCACGCCGTCGTCTATAAGCCTCGGCCCCGCCGTGTAGTCGCCGTACTCGGCGGTGTTGGAGATGGAGTATCGCATCCCCGCAAGGCCGTTTTCGTAGATAAGGTCCACGATAAGCTTAAGCTCGTTGACGCACTCGTAGTACGCAAGCTCCGGCTGATACCCGGCCTCGACAAGCGTCTCGAAGCCCGCCGTGAGCAGCGCGGAGAGCCCGCCGCAAAGAACGGCCTGCTCCCCGAAGAGGTCGGTCTCGGTCTCTTCCTCGAAGGTAGTTTCCAGAACCCCGGCGCGTCCGCTCCCGATGCCTTTGGCGTACGAAAGTACGATGTCGCGGGCGTTGCCGCTGGCGTCGTTCTGCACGGCGAAGAGCGACGGCATCCCGTTGCCCTCGACGTAGAGACGGCGCAGGACGTGGCCCGGTCCCTTCGGGGCGACGAGGCCGAGGTCGACGTTCTCGGGGACGACGATCTGGTTGAAGTGGATGTTGAACCCGTGAGCGAAGAGCACGAGCATCCCGTCCGTGAGGTTCGGCTTCACCTCTTCCTCGAAGACCTTCGGCTGCCGCTCGTCGGGGATGGTGAACATCACGACATCGGCCCACTCTGTAGCGTCCGCGACGGACATTACCTTCAGGCCCTCGGCCTCGGCTTTTTCCTTTGACGGGGAGCCTTCGTAGAGTCCGACGGAGACGTTGCCGCCGGAGTCTTTGAGGTTCAGGGCGTGGGCGTGACCCTGGCTCCCGAAGCCGAGGATGGCTACGTTTTTCTGGAGGATCTCATCCCCGATGTCACCCGCTCGATATACTCTGGCCATGTGAAACTCCCTTTCCTGAAGCTCTTTATCGTCGGCTGCTTACGCGACGCCACTATACGCCGGATGCTCGATGTATTCCGCGAACCGGGCGAAGCGCGGCTCCGCCGTCCCGAGGTACGTCCCGGCCCAGGCGTCCCAGACCGAACCCTCCGCTATGCAACTGCAGCCGTCGTCGAAGATGGAGGATTCGATGTCGCGCGCGACGACCGCCTCGGAGAGGGCGTCGAACATCAACCCGCCGTCCGGCACCCAGAAGAAGTCGCCGCCGAAGTTCGTATGGTTGCTGCTATGCGTCGTATGGATCATGGAGATGAAAAGCTCGTTTCTTGTGGTTGGTGATGCAGGATGGGGGGCGCTCTTCTCTGCGCTACTCGACGGGGCCGATCTCCCGTACGTCTTCAAGGCCGTCCAGCAGGATGGTGTAGCGGCGGGCGTTCTCGGGGGGACAGTCGAAGGTGAACGCGACGGTCGTATCGCCGTCGCGCATCTTCGCGTCGAGGTTCCGTATCGGCATCCGCTTGTTCTGGATGGTGAGCATAAACCGGTTGAGGGCGTAGATCCCCGAGTCGAGTTTCGCTTCGACCTTCATATCGTCGTACCTTCTCCGGCTCTGACCGACGACCTAGACCGAGTGTTCCTCGATGATCTCGCTGACGGACATGCCGGAGGGGATCATGGGAAACACGTTCGCCTCCGGGTCTATGTGGAAGTCAACGACCGTGAGACCTTCCTGAGCCTGCGCCCATTCAACAGCCGCCTCGATATCGTCGCCCGGCTTGACGGTCTTGCCGGCGAGGCCGTAGGCCTTTGCGAACTGCTCGTAGTCGGGGCCGGTCATCGGGGTCTCGGAGTAGCGGCGGTTGTGGAAGAACTGCTGCCACTGACGCACCATGCCGAGGTAGCCGTTGTTGAGGACGGCGACCTTTATGTTCAGCCCGAGGTCGCGGATGGTGGCGAACTCCTGGATGTTCATCTGGAAACCGCCGTCTCCGGCGACGACCCACACCGGGTCTTCCGGGAACGCGAGGGCCACGCCCATCGCCGCCGGGAGCGCGAAGCCCATCGTCCCGTGACCGCCCGAGGTGATGTGGCTGTTCCTTTTCGTGAACTCAAAGAACTGCGCCGTCCACATCTGGTGCTGCCCGACGTCCGAGACGATGCGGACGTTCTCGCCCGCCGTTTTCTTTATGGCGCTCATTATCCGGACCGGCCCGTACTCGTCCGTCGCCCCGGCCACGCGGGCCTTTTCCGACTTCTGCGACTTCGCTATCTCCTCGCGCCAGCCGGAGAGCGTGTCCTGCGCGTCTTCGAGGTGTCCGAAGATGCCGCGCAGCGCCGATCTGGCGTCGGCCGGGATGCCGACGGTCGGGCGTTTGACCTTGCCGAGCTCGGAGGGGTCTATGTCTATGTGGACTATCTTCGCGTTCGGCGCCCACTTCTCGGCGTTTCCGGTGATGCGGTCGTCGAAGCGCATCCCGACCGCGAAGATAAGGTCGGCCTTGTCTACGGCGCGGTTCACCGAAGCCATGCCGTGCATCCCCGGCCAGCCGATGTAGAGGGGGTGATCGTGCGGGACGGCGGAGAGCCCCAGAAGCGTCGTGCTTATGGGCGCCCCAACCCTCTCCGCGACGAGCATGAGCTCGCGCTCCGCGCCGGAGAGCGTAACCCCGTGCCCGGCGAGGATCACGGGCCGCTTCGCCTTTTTGAGGAGCATCGCAGCCGCCGCCATCGCCGGGGACTCGGCCTGTCCCTCGACCGCCCTGAGACGCCGGAACGTGTCGTGCTTGCAGGCCGCGAGCTGCACGTCCTTCGGGATGTCCACAAGGACGGGGCCGGGCCTGCCGGAGCGGGCGATCTCGAAGGCCCGTCTCATCGTCTCGTACAGCTCATCCGGGTCTTCCACAAGAAACGAGTGCTTGGTGAACGGCATCGCCATCGCCATCACGTCCGTCTCCTGAAAGGAGTCCTTGCCCATCACCGGTCGTCCGACCTGCCCCGTTATGGCGACCATCGGCACCGAGTCCGTCTTGGCGGTCGCAAGCCCGGTAACGAGGTTCGTCGCGCCGGGGCCGCTCGTTGCGATGCACACCCCGACCTCGCCCGTTGCCCGGGCGAAGCCGTCGGCGGCGTGGGCTGCGGCCTGTTCGTGGCGGGTCAGGACGTGCTTGAGCGGGTAGTCCGGAAGGGCGTCGTAGAACGGCATGATCGTCCCGCCGGGATAGCCGAAGATGCGTTCGACCCCTTCGTCGAGAAGGGCCTCGCACATCGCCTCGCTCCCGAGGCGGGGTTTGTACTCTATCTGCTGCGAGGTGTAATCCGTGTCGAAGGCGTTCGAGGTGTTGTTCGCTGCATTGTTTGCGATGTTATCCACGCTGTATCCCATCTCTTCTGTGTGATCCGTATTGCTGGAAGCCTCGCGCCGTAAAACGGAATCCGTCCGTTTTTTGTGGCTGCTAGGCGAACCGGATGGCGCCGTCCCGGTTCGCCCCGGTAATTACTACTAGCCGTACTAGTAGTCGGGCGTCGGGTACGACGGGCGTGGATACTCGCGGGTGGATCGGGGGGGTCAGAAAGGAACCGACCCAGCGCTGGGCGACGGTGGTGGTATTCGCGTTGTCGGAAGCTCCGTTCAAGAGTCTTCTCTATTCCCGTCTGACTAGCTTACAGTAGAGCGAAGGGTAAACGGACGGTCAACCTCTGTCAAGCGTTTTTGCCCGCCTTTTGCGCCACGCTGTATGTTTTCGGCACACAGCGACGGATTCTTTATGGCCGACGGTATGAAAAAGGCTCCGGTTGCGGACGGCGGCGAGGGAAAAGGTCGAGAAAAGACGGGCGCAAACGTACGTCAGGCGACGGGTTCGGGGACCCTCGAGGCGACTTCCCCCGGCGGCTCAACGCGCGCTCCGGCGAGGTCTACTTCGAGGGCGTAGGCTTTTGCTTCGGTGCCGCGTACGGTAAAGACCTCGCGCATCGCGGCGGCGATCTCCTGCGTTTTTTCCGGCGGGGCGAAGGCGATCACGGTCGGGCCGGAGCCCGAGAGCGACGAGCCGTAAGCCCCGCTTGCGAGCGCGGTTTCTATAACTTCTTCGAGGCCGGGGATAAGGTGCGCCCGGTACGGCTGGTGGAGCCTGTCCTGCATCGCGACGTTGAGGAGACCGTAGTCTCCGGTGGCCAGAGCGCCGAGCAAGAGTCCCGACCGCCCGACGTTGAAGACGGCGTCCTTGTGCGGTACGGACCCCGGCAGGGCATGTCTTGCAGCGGAGGTAGAGACGGTGAAGTCCGGGACGACGACCGCCGCGCCGAGGTCTTCCGGCTCCAGGCGGACGCTCTTTATGCCGTCGGGGGTGAGCGTGCCGATTATGAGGCCGCCGAGAAGGGCGGGGGCGGCGTTGTCCGGGTGGCCGTCGAGGTCGCACACTAAGTTGAGCAAGTCTTCCGGGGCCATCGCCCGTCCGAGAAGGTCGTTGGCGGCGACGGCCCCACCTACAAGAGCCGCTGCGGAACCGCCGAGGCCGCGAGCGGGGGGTATGGAGTTCTCCTGCACGAGATGGAAGTTTATGTCCGGCTCTCCGATAAAGTCTGCGACGAACTTGGCGGCCCGGTAGGCGGGGTGGTCGGGGTTTTTGGGGATCAACTCCGCGCCGTCGCCCGTGGCTTCGACTATCGGCTCGGGGGAACGGTCGAGTGAGATCCTCATGAACAGCGAAAGCGCAAGCCCGACCGCGTCGAAGCCGGGGCCGAGGTTGGCGGAGGTCGCCGGGACCCGGACCGAGATCACGCCCGCTCCGAGCTTTCGATGCGACGCTCCATTACCCCGGATACGGCCTCGAAGGTCGCCTCGACGGGCTCCG
This sequence is a window from Rubrobacter indicoceani. Protein-coding genes within it:
- a CDS encoding 2-isopropylmalate synthase, whose product is MGYVQIFDTTLRDGEQSPGISLSVEEKVDVARQLARLKVDVIEAGFPITSEGDFESVSRIAAEIKGPTVAGLARVYTEDIERAWEAVKWAEKPRIHTFVGTSDLHIEHQMRSNKEQVLEWARRGVAHSKSLSPEVEFSPMDATRTDIGYLAEVVAAAVEAGADVVNIADTVGYTTPVEFAKFLTELQERVPLLKERILSVHCHDDLGMAVANSLAGVEVGARQVEVAVNGIGERAGNASLEEVVMALRTRGDFYNTEVGVDTRQLANTSRMVSNITGYEVPPNKAIVGRNAFLHESGIHQDGVLKDRRTFEIMTKEDIGVEGSNIFLGKHSGRHALKEALSELGYTLEGDVLKRAFRRFKDIADTKKSVTAADLEAIAADEVGSFEGQFVFETFRVVAATGRQSRAAVTISHAEHGSFEAEAEGEGPVDAVFKAIDAATNIKGRLTDFRIDAVTGGKDALGEVRVQVEFEGQEYAGRGLSQDVVDAAARAYVRAVNVYTSGAVKTPQTQVTP
- a CDS encoding branched-chain amino acid transaminase, yielding MAKTAFSVSDAEWGYHDREFVKIGDIRLSPATHALNYGTGVFEGIRAYWNEAKGTMQVLKMREHYKRFATSCKMVHMSLDHTVDELCDITLEILKRNAPQVDTYIRPLAYKSANSIGVNLQHEDTLTIFTAPMGNYVELTGLRCAVSSFRRVPDNSLPARAKTTGSYMNTALAVDAAHRAGYDDAIFLTQAGLVSEASAANLFIVRKGKLITPPPTADILEGITRDAVMELTKEEMGLETVERDVGRTELYAADEVFLTGTGFQIAPVVEIDDRPVGDGTVGPIAGDLQEMYFRAARGEWDKYDSWTVPVEVAKAAR
- the ilvC gene encoding ketol-acid reductoisomerase: MARVYRAGDIGDEILQKNVAILGFGSQGHAHALNLKDSGGNVSVGLYEGSPSKEKAEAEGLKVMSVADATEWADVVMFTIPDERQPKVFEEEVKPNLTDGMLVLFAHGFNIHFNQIVVPENVDLGLVAPKGPGHVLRRLYVEGNGMPSLFAVQNDASGNARDIVLSYAKGIGSGRAGVLETTFEEETETDLFGEQAVLCGGLSALLTAGFETLVEAGYQPELAYYECVNELKLIVDLIYENGLAGMRYSISNTAEYGDYTAGPRLIDDGVKERMRDILTDIQTGKFAREWVLENQAGAASFLAMREKGARSEVEKVGQDLRALAAEGVEK
- the ilvB gene encoding biosynthetic-type acetolactate synthase large subunit, coding for MDNIANNAANNTSNAFDTDYTSQQIEYKPRLGSEAMCEALLDEGVERIFGYPGGTIMPFYDALPDYPLKHVLTRHEQAAAHAADGFARATGEVGVCIATSGPGATNLVTGLATAKTDSVPMVAITGQVGRPVMGKDSFQETDVMAMAMPFTKHSFLVEDPDELYETMRRAFEIARSGRPGPVLVDIPKDVQLAACKHDTFRRLRAVEGQAESPAMAAAAMLLKKAKRPVILAGHGVTLSGAERELMLVAERVGAPISTTLLGLSAVPHDHPLYIGWPGMHGMASVNRAVDKADLIFAVGMRFDDRITGNAEKWAPNAKIVHIDIDPSELGKVKRPTVGIPADARSALRGIFGHLEDAQDTLSGWREEIAKSQKSEKARVAGATDEYGPVRIMSAIKKTAGENVRIVSDVGQHQMWTAQFFEFTKRNSHITSGGHGTMGFALPAAMGVALAFPEDPVWVVAGDGGFQMNIQEFATIRDLGLNIKVAVLNNGYLGMVRQWQQFFHNRRYSETPMTGPDYEQFAKAYGLAGKTVKPGDDIEAAVEWAQAQEGLTVVDFHIDPEANVFPMIPSGMSVSEIIEEHSV
- the thrB gene encoding homoserine kinase codes for the protein MISVRVPATSANLGPGFDAVGLALSLFMRISLDRSPEPIVEATGDGAELIPKNPDHPAYRAAKFVADFIGEPDINFHLVQENSIPPARGLGGSAAALVGGAVAANDLLGRAMAPEDLLNLVCDLDGHPDNAAPALLGGLIIGTLTPDGIKSVRLEPEDLGAAVVVPDFTVSTSAARHALPGSVPHKDAVFNVGRSGLLLGALATGDYGLLNVAMQDRLHQPYRAHLIPGLEEVIETALASGAYGSSLSGSGPTVIAFAPPEKTQEIAAAMREVFTVRGTEAKAYALEVDLAGARVEPPGEVASRVPEPVA